Proteins encoded within one genomic window of Formosa agariphila KMM 3901:
- a CDS encoding acyl-CoA dehydrogenase family protein, with the protein MNTMYFTEEHELFRKSLQDFLKKEVVPHIDKWEETGTIERFIWKKFGDMGFFGINYPEAYGGLDLDLFYTVIFLEELQKINSCGFAAAMWAHAYLAMTHLNKEGDEAIKQKYLVPSISGDKIGCLCISEPSAGSDVAAMRTTAIKNGDTYVLNGSKTFITNGVYSDYLVVSAKTSQEESHKAISIFVVDRNTPGISATKLNKLGWRASDTAEIAFDNVVIPASQLMGEEGKGFPYIMQHFALERLIMGVNAHARAEYALEYAQQYMSERTAFGKTIDKFQALRHTFADLYSDMILCKTFNYAVTYRLNKGEYVVKEATISKLKSTKMADEVIYQCLQFLGGYGYMEDYPLARLLRDSRLGPIGGGTSEILKEIIAKMVLDKKDYKPAT; encoded by the coding sequence ATGAATACAATGTACTTCACAGAAGAACATGAGTTGTTTAGAAAAAGCTTGCAAGATTTCTTAAAAAAAGAAGTCGTTCCTCATATTGATAAATGGGAAGAAACGGGAACTATAGAGCGCTTCATTTGGAAGAAATTTGGAGATATGGGATTCTTCGGAATTAATTACCCAGAGGCTTATGGTGGTTTAGATTTAGACCTTTTTTATACGGTTATATTTTTAGAAGAGTTACAAAAAATAAATTCTTGTGGTTTTGCTGCTGCAATGTGGGCTCATGCGTATTTAGCTATGACGCATCTTAACAAAGAAGGAGACGAGGCTATAAAACAAAAGTATTTAGTGCCAAGTATATCGGGAGACAAGATTGGCTGTCTGTGTATTAGTGAACCGTCTGCAGGAAGTGATGTGGCTGCAATGCGCACAACAGCAATTAAGAATGGAGATACTTATGTTTTAAACGGATCGAAAACCTTTATTACTAATGGGGTTTATAGCGATTATTTAGTCGTGTCTGCAAAGACCAGCCAAGAAGAGTCACATAAGGCAATTAGTATTTTTGTAGTCGATAGAAATACGCCTGGTATTTCTGCAACCAAATTAAATAAATTAGGATGGAGAGCATCAGATACAGCTGAAATTGCTTTCGATAATGTGGTAATTCCAGCCTCTCAATTAATGGGAGAAGAAGGCAAAGGTTTTCCATATATTATGCAACATTTTGCTTTAGAGCGTTTAATTATGGGTGTAAATGCGCATGCTCGAGCAGAATATGCTTTGGAATACGCGCAACAATATATGAGTGAACGTACGGCATTTGGAAAAACGATAGATAAATTCCAAGCTTTACGCCATACGTTTGCCGATTTATACTCGGATATGATCCTTTGTAAAACCTTTAACTATGCTGTAACGTATAGATTAAATAAAGGTGAGTATGTGGTGAAAGAAGCAACTATTTCTAAATTGAAATCGACTAAAATGGCTGATGAGGTGATTTATCAATGTCTTCAGTTTTTAGGCGGATATGGTTATATGGAAGATTACCCACTAGCCCGATTATTACGTGATAGCCGTTTAGGACCTATAGGCGGAGGAACTTCAGAAATTTTGAAGGAAATTATTGCGAAGATGGTTTTAGATAAAAAAGATTATAAGCCTGCTACCTAA
- the tuf gene encoding elongation factor Tu translates to MAKATFDRSKPHLNIGTIGHVDHGKTTLTAAITTVLAAAGLSEVKNFDQIDNAPEEKERGITINTSHVEYQTANRHYAHVDCPGHADYVKNMVTGAAQMDGAILVVAATDGPMPQTREHILLGKQVGIPSIVVFMNKVDLVDDEELLELVEMEVRDLLSFYDYDGDNGPVIAGSALGGLNGDAKWSEKIMELMEACDTWIKEPLREVDKDFLMPIEDVFSITGRGTVATGRIETGVAKTGDPVEIIGMGAEKLTSTITGIEMFRQILDRGEAGDNAGILLRGIAKEDIKRGMVITKPGSVTPHAKFKAEVYVLKKEEGGRHTPFHNNYRPQFYVRTTDVTGTINLPDGVEMVMPGDNLTITVDLHQPIAMNVGLRFAIREGGRTVGAGQVTEILD, encoded by the coding sequence ATGGCAAAGGCAACTTTTGATCGTTCCAAACCACACTTAAATATAGGTACAATTGGACACGTAGATCACGGTAAAACAACATTAACTGCTGCTATTACTACTGTACTAGCTGCTGCAGGACTTTCAGAAGTAAAGAACTTCGATCAGATTGACAACGCTCCAGAAGAGAAAGAAAGAGGTATTACTATTAATACATCTCACGTAGAGTATCAAACAGCTAACCGTCACTACGCTCACGTTGACTGTCCAGGTCACGCGGATTACGTAAAGAACATGGTAACTGGTGCTGCTCAAATGGATGGTGCAATTTTAGTAGTTGCTGCAACTGACGGACCAATGCCTCAAACTAGAGAGCACATCTTATTAGGTAAACAAGTAGGTATTCCATCTATCGTTGTTTTCATGAATAAGGTCGATTTAGTTGATGATGAAGAATTATTAGAATTAGTTGAAATGGAAGTTAGAGATTTACTTTCTTTCTATGACTATGATGGTGATAACGGACCTGTAATTGCTGGATCTGCTTTAGGTGGATTAAACGGTGATGCTAAATGGTCTGAGAAGATTATGGAATTAATGGAAGCTTGTGATACTTGGATTAAAGAGCCTTTAAGAGAAGTAGATAAAGATTTCTTAATGCCTATCGAAGACGTATTTTCTATTACAGGTCGTGGTACAGTAGCAACTGGACGTATCGAAACTGGAGTAGCAAAAACTGGAGATCCTGTTGAAATTATTGGTATGGGTGCTGAAAAGTTAACTTCTACTATTACAGGTATCGAAATGTTCCGTCAAATCTTAGATAGAGGTGAAGCTGGAGATAACGCAGGTATCTTATTAAGAGGTATTGCTAAAGAAGATATTAAAAGAGGAATGGTTATTACTAAGCCAGGATCTGTAACTCCACACGCTAAATTCAAAGCAGAAGTTTATGTTTTGAAAAAAGAAGAAGGTGGACGTCACACTCCATTCCACAACAACTACCGTCCACAGTTCTACGTACGTACAACTGACGTAACAGGTACTATTAACTTACCTGATGGAGTTGAAATGGTAATGCCAGGAGATAACTTAACAATTACTGTTGACTTACACCAACCAATCGCAATGAATGTTGGTTTACGTTTCGCTATCCGTGAAGGAGGTAGAACTGTAGGTGCAGGACAAGTAACTGAAATTTTAGACTAA
- the rplJ gene encoding 50S ribosomal protein L10 yields the protein MTREEKSQVIEELTGQLAENANIYIADISGLNAAKTSDLRRACFKANIKLAIVKNTLLEKAMEASDREFGDLPTVLKGNTSVMYSETGNAPAKVIKAFRKKSEKPLLKGAFIEEAVYIGDDQLDALVDIKSREELIGDIIGLLQSPAKNVVSALQSSGGKLSGILKTLSQKEG from the coding sequence ATGACAAGAGAAGAAAAATCACAAGTAATCGAAGAATTAACTGGACAATTAGCCGAGAATGCAAATATCTATATTGCAGATATTTCTGGATTAAACGCAGCTAAAACTTCAGACTTACGTCGCGCTTGTTTTAAAGCTAATATTAAATTAGCTATAGTAAAAAATACATTACTTGAAAAAGCAATGGAAGCTTCAGATAGAGAATTTGGAGATTTACCAACTGTTTTAAAAGGTAACACTTCTGTAATGTATTCTGAAACTGGAAACGCTCCAGCTAAAGTAATCAAAGCTTTCAGAAAAAAATCTGAAAAGCCTTTATTAAAAGGTGCTTTTATTGAAGAAGCTGTTTACATTGGAGACGACCAATTAGATGCCTTAGTAGATATCAAATCTCGTGAAGAGTTAATTGGAGATATCATTGGATTATTACAATCGCCTGCTAAGAATGTTGTATCTGCACTTCAATCAAGTGGAGGTAAACTTTCAGGTATCTTAAAAACATTATCTCAAAAAGAGGGATAG
- a CDS encoding ComEA family DNA-binding protein — protein MNIFKSHITFSKQQRYGIFLLLLIIVVLQGVYYLWDKTEPVPEIPEQDLIIFQNEIDTLKAIEIEKSKPKLYPFNPNYITDFKGYTLGMTNEEIDKLHKYRSQEKWINSAADFQKVTGVSDSLLGVISPYFKFPDWVNENVSKAKVHKPKYNRALTFSEKADLNTATALQLQAVYGIGEKLSQRIIALRNSFEGGFISDLQLQDVYGLSPEVIENLKQKFTVKTPRVVEKVNLNTASTNDLVQIQHIDYPLAKEILEYRTLHESFKDLDELLKVKGFPLQKLDIIKLYLAIN, from the coding sequence ATGAACATATTTAAATCCCATATCACGTTTAGTAAACAACAGCGATATGGGATTTTTTTATTGTTATTAATTATAGTAGTGCTTCAGGGTGTATACTATCTCTGGGATAAAACTGAACCTGTTCCAGAAATTCCTGAACAGGATTTAATCATTTTTCAAAACGAAATAGATACTCTTAAAGCTATAGAGATTGAAAAGTCTAAGCCCAAATTGTATCCGTTTAATCCAAATTATATCACCGATTTTAAGGGCTATACACTTGGAATGACCAATGAAGAAATTGATAAGCTTCATAAGTATAGGAGTCAGGAAAAATGGATTAATTCTGCTGCAGACTTTCAGAAGGTTACAGGAGTATCAGATTCGCTACTAGGAGTGATCTCTCCATATTTTAAATTCCCTGATTGGGTAAACGAGAATGTATCTAAGGCTAAAGTCCATAAACCTAAATACAATCGAGCATTAACTTTTAGTGAAAAGGCAGATTTAAATACAGCCACTGCATTACAGCTACAAGCGGTGTATGGTATAGGCGAAAAACTATCTCAACGAATAATAGCACTCCGAAATTCTTTTGAAGGCGGTTTTATTTCCGACCTTCAACTTCAAGATGTGTACGGTTTATCTCCAGAGGTAATTGAAAATTTAAAGCAGAAGTTTACAGTTAAAACACCAAGAGTGGTCGAAAAGGTAAATTTGAATACAGCATCTACAAACGATTTGGTTCAAATACAACATATTGATTATCCGTTAGCTAAAGAAATTTTAGAGTACAGGACACTGCATGAAAGCTTTAAGGATTTAGATGAATTGTTGAAAGTAAAGGGTTTCCCGCTTCAGAAATTAGATATAATTAAACTATATTTGGCAATCAATTAA
- a CDS encoding tyrosine-type recombinase/integrase, with protein sequence MMFSAFTDYLLLEKNYSALTVNAYKKDLNDFLEFIISEYQQDTIQDINYPQIRRWIIVLVESGMSNRSINRKISALNSYYKFLLKVGDLDHNPLRKHKALKVKQNIQIPFSEKEMKTVLDDFPHVSDFEGVRNRLIIELFYSTGIRRIELVQLKLTDFNLSNKTLKVLGKRNKERLVPLLPSVIEILKLYIEKRKELPTIKNSTFMFLTKKGVKIYETLVYRIINSYFSLASSKVKKSPHILRHSFATHLLNQGADLNAVKELLGHSSLASTQVYTHNSIAELKKVYLNTHPRNKK encoded by the coding sequence ATGATGTTTTCCGCGTTTACAGACTATTTGTTATTAGAGAAAAACTACTCTGCATTAACTGTTAATGCCTATAAAAAAGATTTAAATGATTTTTTAGAGTTTATCATTTCCGAATACCAACAAGATACAATACAAGACATTAATTATCCTCAAATAAGACGTTGGATTATTGTTTTGGTAGAAAGCGGTATGTCTAACAGAAGTATAAATAGAAAAATTTCTGCATTAAACTCATATTATAAATTCTTACTCAAGGTTGGGGATCTTGATCACAACCCATTACGTAAACACAAAGCTTTAAAGGTTAAACAGAATATTCAGATTCCGTTTTCAGAAAAAGAAATGAAAACGGTTTTAGACGATTTTCCGCACGTATCAGATTTTGAAGGTGTTAGAAACCGATTAATTATAGAGTTGTTTTATTCTACAGGTATTCGTCGTATCGAGTTAGTACAATTAAAGTTAACCGATTTTAATCTTTCAAACAAAACTTTAAAGGTATTGGGCAAGCGTAATAAAGAGCGCTTAGTGCCTCTATTGCCATCGGTAATAGAGATTCTTAAACTGTACATAGAAAAGCGTAAGGAGTTGCCTACTATAAAAAATAGTACGTTTATGTTTTTAACCAAAAAAGGCGTTAAAATTTATGAAACACTTGTTTACAGAATAATAAATAGCTATTTTAGTTTAGCATCTTCAAAAGTAAAAAAGAGCCCGCATATTTTAAGGCATTCTTTTGCAACTCATTTACTCAATCAAGGTGCAGATTTGAATGCCGTTAAAGAACTTCTTGGGCACTCTAGTCTTGCGTCTACTCAAGTATACACGCACAATAGTATAGCAGAATTAAAAAAAGTGTATTTAAATACACATCCCAGGAATAAGAAATAG
- a CDS encoding DinB family protein, translated as MNKNELIQFFERDLKQLITELELYSKEENIWRVEKNISNSAGNLTLHIIGNLHTFIGKEIGKTGYVRHRELEFTQKNVPRPKLIKAINETIEMIRKSLVGLTDEELKMDYPIMKFPKVESNEYLLVHLMNHLSYHLGQINYHRRLIGE; from the coding sequence ATGAATAAAAATGAGTTAATTCAGTTTTTTGAAAGAGATTTGAAACAGTTAATTACTGAATTAGAACTTTATAGTAAGGAAGAAAATATTTGGAGAGTAGAAAAAAACATTTCTAATTCGGCGGGTAATTTAACGCTTCATATAATTGGAAACTTACATACATTTATTGGAAAAGAAATTGGGAAAACGGGGTATGTTAGACATAGAGAACTTGAATTTACCCAAAAAAACGTTCCAAGACCAAAACTGATTAAGGCTATTAATGAGACTATTGAAATGATAAGGAAATCTTTAGTAGGACTTACTGACGAAGAATTGAAAATGGATTATCCTATTATGAAGTTTCCTAAAGTAGAATCAAATGAATACCTACTAGTTCATTTGATGAATCATTTGAGCTATCATCTTGGACAAATAAATTATCATAGGCGATTGATAGGTGAATGA
- the rplA gene encoding 50S ribosomal protein L1, whose translation MARLAKKQKEAAAKIEKGKFYSVNEASALVKDITNAKFDASVDIAVRLGVDPRKANQMVRGVVSLPHGTGKDVKVLALVTPDKEAEAKEAGADYVGLDEFLDKIKSGWTDVDVIITMPSVMGKLGPLGRILGPRGLMPNPKTGTVTMDVAKAVTEVKAGKIDFKVDKTGIVHAAVGKVSFSPEQIAGNVNELLSTLMKLKPTAAKGTYVKSIFMSSTMSPSIAVDSKIG comes from the coding sequence ATGGCAAGATTAGCAAAAAAGCAAAAAGAAGCTGCAGCAAAAATTGAAAAGGGTAAATTTTACTCTGTAAATGAAGCTTCAGCATTAGTAAAAGATATAACAAATGCAAAATTTGATGCGTCTGTAGATATCGCTGTTCGTTTAGGAGTAGATCCTAGAAAAGCAAACCAAATGGTTAGAGGTGTAGTATCTCTTCCTCATGGTACAGGTAAAGACGTAAAAGTTTTAGCATTAGTAACTCCAGACAAAGAAGCAGAAGCTAAAGAAGCTGGAGCAGACTACGTAGGTTTAGACGAATTTCTTGATAAAATCAAGAGTGGTTGGACAGATGTAGATGTAATTATTACTATGCCAAGTGTAATGGGTAAATTAGGACCATTAGGACGTATTTTAGGGCCTCGTGGATTAATGCCTAACCCAAAGACAGGTACAGTAACTATGGATGTTGCAAAAGCAGTAACAGAAGTTAAAGCTGGTAAAATTGACTTTAAAGTTGATAAAACTGGTATCGTTCATGCAGCTGTAGGTAAAGTATCTTTTAGTCCAGAGCAAATTGCAGGAAACGTAAACGAATTATTATCAACATTAATGAAATTAAAGCCAACTGCGGCTAAAGGAACTTATGTAAAGAGTATCTTTATGTCTAGTACTATGAGTCCTAGTATTGCTGTTGACTCTAAAATTGGTTAA
- the hpf gene encoding ribosome hibernation-promoting factor, HPF/YfiA family, which yields MKVNIQSVNFNADQSLIDFIQKRMDKLDMFYDKVVSSDVYLKVENTSDKENKIFEARVNVPGDSLVVKKQCKSFEECADSATASLERQLKKRKEKLKSYL from the coding sequence ATGAAAGTAAACATTCAATCAGTTAATTTCAATGCAGATCAATCATTGATAGATTTTATTCAGAAGCGTATGGATAAGTTAGATATGTTTTATGATAAGGTAGTCAGTTCCGATGTTTATTTAAAAGTGGAAAACACTAGCGATAAAGAAAATAAAATATTTGAAGCCCGTGTAAATGTTCCAGGAGATAGCTTGGTCGTGAAAAAACAATGTAAATCGTTCGAAGAGTGCGCAGATAGTGCAACTGCATCGTTAGAAAGACAGTTAAAAAAGCGTAAAGAAAAGTTAAAATCATATTTATGA
- the rpsU gene encoding 30S ribosomal protein S21 has product MLRIPIKEGENIDRALKRYKRKFDKTGTRRQLQARKQFLKPSIENRRQNQKAQYVQGLKDQEQI; this is encoded by the coding sequence ATGTTAAGAATACCAATTAAAGAAGGAGAAAATATAGATAGAGCGCTAAAGCGTTACAAACGCAAGTTTGATAAGACTGGTACAAGACGTCAATTACAAGCACGTAAGCAGTTTTTAAAACCTTCTATCGAAAATAGAAGACAAAATCAAAAAGCACAGTATGTTCAAGGTTTAAAAGATCAAGAACAAATTTAA
- a CDS encoding carboxypeptidase-like regulatory domain-containing protein codes for MDVYNKTYNLTILVCLFFFSTYAQTELKNKIVDFSTMVPIESASIYIKNTTTGTISNADGKFVLLVPSSMENDTLVISSIGYKSFKVLVKDFDNSEEVFLEEDIASLDEVLLVADTRPKTGNDIVLKMISRLPENLPDFPYLEKGFLRHKERNKKEFKWLIESAITLYDSSAQSSASENLKINVDEMRKSYDLRDVDSLLAYTAYLKQHGKKNFQAKNLRRDTIEKASLVKAIKWNDIRTNGLQNFFGGKLNLLRNTRSPRALFGEKVLDYHQFELDTVLVDNERKIYKIKISKGADDINLETQGIFNDGYIANGWLYVYWDTYAVKKIEYELIADSEAQKTRSRILFDTQINHKLTVTYMEYGGKMYVNYVSYETPKLVNVGSKVSKSDDKEAEQRVKDERYYKTIQEILFTEIILDSEEIQSTLGQDWNSNIFAIKPYNKTFWDHYNTLLESEEDEKLIQDLTKRSSLFKD; via the coding sequence ATGGATGTCTACAACAAAACATATAATTTAACCATTTTAGTTTGTCTGTTTTTTTTCTCTACCTATGCACAGACAGAACTTAAAAATAAGATTGTAGATTTCTCTACAATGGTTCCTATAGAAAGTGCGAGTATTTACATTAAAAATACAACCACAGGTACAATAAGTAATGCCGACGGAAAGTTTGTGCTATTGGTGCCTAGTTCCATGGAGAACGATACGCTTGTTATTTCATCTATTGGTTATAAAAGTTTTAAGGTACTTGTAAAAGATTTCGATAATTCTGAAGAGGTGTTTCTAGAAGAAGATATTGCGTCTTTAGACGAAGTATTACTAGTCGCAGATACACGACCAAAAACAGGGAACGATATCGTACTTAAAATGATAAGCCGTTTACCAGAAAATCTTCCTGACTTCCCATATTTAGAGAAAGGATTTTTAAGGCATAAAGAGCGTAATAAAAAGGAGTTTAAATGGTTAATAGAAAGTGCCATTACGCTTTACGATTCTAGTGCGCAATCTTCAGCTTCAGAAAATTTAAAAATTAATGTGGACGAGATGCGTAAGAGTTACGATTTGCGCGATGTAGATAGTTTACTGGCATATACGGCCTATTTAAAGCAACACGGTAAGAAAAATTTTCAAGCTAAAAATTTAAGACGAGATACTATTGAAAAGGCTTCATTGGTAAAAGCCATTAAGTGGAATGATATACGTACAAACGGACTCCAGAACTTCTTCGGCGGAAAATTAAATCTGCTTAGAAATACAAGAAGTCCTAGGGCTTTATTTGGAGAAAAGGTTCTAGATTATCATCAATTTGAATTGGATACTGTTTTGGTAGATAATGAACGTAAGATTTATAAAATTAAGATTTCAAAAGGAGCAGATGATATTAATTTAGAAACTCAAGGTATTTTTAACGATGGTTACATAGCCAATGGTTGGTTATATGTGTATTGGGATACGTATGCAGTTAAAAAAATTGAATACGAATTAATAGCAGATTCTGAAGCTCAGAAAACCAGAAGCAGAATCCTGTTCGATACGCAGATAAATCATAAATTAACAGTGACTTATATGGAGTACGGCGGTAAGATGTATGTTAATTATGTGTCTTACGAAACTCCAAAATTGGTAAATGTGGGGTCTAAAGTTTCTAAATCTGATGATAAAGAAGCGGAACAACGTGTTAAAGACGAGCGGTATTATAAAACGATTCAAGAAATTCTGTTTACAGAAATTATACTAGATTCAGAAGAAATTCAATCGACTTTAGGTCAAGATTGGAATTCTAACATATTTGCAATAAAGCCTTATAATAAGACCTTTTGGGACCATTACAATACGCTTTTGGAAAGTGAAGAAGACGAAAAATTAATTCAAGATTTAACTAAAAGATCATCCCTTTTCAAGGACTAA
- the nusG gene encoding transcription termination/antitermination protein NusG: MSEVSAKKWYVVRAVSGQENKIKAYIENEITRLGLQDYVDQVLVPTEKVIQIRNGKKISKEKVYFPGYIMVQANLTGEVPHIIRSVTNVIGFLGETKGGDPVPLRQSEVNRMLGKVDELTVDTETTVAIPYNIGDTVKVVDGPFNGFDGTIEKINEEKRKLEVMVKIFGRKTPLELSYMQVEKV, encoded by the coding sequence ATGTCTGAAGTAAGTGCAAAAAAGTGGTATGTTGTTAGAGCTGTAAGTGGTCAAGAAAATAAAATTAAAGCATATATCGAGAATGAAATTACTCGTTTAGGCTTACAAGATTATGTAGATCAAGTATTAGTTCCTACAGAAAAAGTAATTCAAATTCGTAATGGAAAGAAAATAAGCAAAGAAAAAGTTTATTTTCCTGGTTACATTATGGTTCAAGCTAATTTAACAGGAGAAGTACCTCACATTATTAGATCGGTTACTAATGTAATTGGATTTTTAGGTGAAACAAAAGGAGGAGACCCTGTGCCATTAAGACAGTCTGAAGTAAACAGAATGTTAGGTAAGGTTGATGAGTTAACTGTAGATACAGAAACTACTGTTGCAATACCTTATAATATTGGTGATACAGTAAAAGTTGTTGATGGTCCATTTAATGGATTTGATGGAACTATTGAAAAGATAAATGAAGAAAAGCGTAAGCTAGAAGTAATGGTTAAGATTTTTGGAAGAAAAACACCATTAGAGTTAAGCTATATGCAAGTAGAGAAAGTATAA
- the rplK gene encoding 50S ribosomal protein L11: MAKELGKVVKLQVRGGAANPSPPVGPALGAAGVNIMEFCKQFNARTQDKAGKVLPVVISVYKDKSFDFVIKTPPAAVQLLEAAKLKKGSGEPNRKKVAKVSWDQIKTIAEDKMQDLNAFEIESAMKMIAGTARSMGITVTGNAPN, from the coding sequence ATGGCAAAAGAATTAGGTAAAGTAGTTAAGTTACAAGTTCGGGGAGGTGCAGCGAATCCGTCGCCACCGGTTGGACCCGCTTTAGGAGCTGCAGGTGTTAACATCATGGAGTTCTGTAAGCAATTCAATGCTAGAACGCAAGACAAGGCAGGTAAAGTATTGCCAGTTGTGATTTCTGTTTACAAAGACAAATCATTTGACTTTGTAATTAAGACTCCACCAGCGGCAGTTCAGTTATTAGAAGCAGCCAAGTTGAAGAAAGGTTCAGGTGAACCAAACCGAAAAAAAGTAGCTAAAGTTTCATGGGATCAGATTAAAACTATTGCTGAAGACAAAATGCAAGATTTAAATGCATTCGAAATCGAATCAGCAATGAAAATGATCGCAGGTACCGCAAGGTCTATGGGAATTACCGTAACCGGAAACGCGCCAAATTAA
- the rplL gene encoding 50S ribosomal protein L7/L12 produces MADLKDFAEQLVNLTVKEVNELATILKDEYGIEPAAAAVAVAAGPAGGEAAEEKTEFDVILKAAGGSKLAVVKLVKELTGLGLKEAKGLVDDAPSAIKEGISKDEAEALKASLEEAGAEVELK; encoded by the coding sequence ATGGCAGATTTAAAAGATTTCGCAGAACAATTAGTTAACTTAACAGTAAAAGAAGTTAATGAATTAGCAACTATATTAAAAGATGAGTACGGTATTGAGCCTGCTGCTGCTGCTGTAGCTGTAGCTGCTGGACCTGCTGGTGGTGAAGCTGCTGAGGAAAAAACTGAATTTGATGTAATCCTTAAAGCCGCTGGAGGTTCTAAATTAGCTGTAGTAAAGTTAGTTAAAGAATTAACTGGATTAGGATTAAAAGAAGCTAAAGGTTTAGTTGATGACGCACCAAGCGCTATCAAAGAAGGTATCTCTAAAGATGAAGCAGAAGCTTTAAAAGCATCATTAGAAGAGGCTGGAGCTGAGGTTGAGCTTAAGTAA
- the secE gene encoding preprotein translocase subunit SecE: MAGFVNYVKESFGELKHNVSWPTMAEAQSLTILVAVFSTLFSLAVWGVDTVFSKVISYYFHLIN; the protein is encoded by the coding sequence ATGGCTGGATTTGTAAATTACGTAAAAGAATCATTCGGAGAGTTAAAGCATAATGTGTCTTGGCCTACTATGGCAGAAGCACAAAGCTTAACTATTTTGGTAGCTGTATTTTCTACACTATTCTCTCTAGCAGTATGGGGAGTAGATACCGTATTCAGTAAGGTTATATCATATTACTTTCATTTAATCAACTAA